The following coding sequences are from one Gadus macrocephalus chromosome 3, ASM3116895v1 window:
- the LOC132453736 gene encoding phosphoinositide 3-kinase regulatory subunit 5-like, which produces LAGLRRSPASPQQTHAHAATCSMNRWSLEELVKRDPENFLILLQQIIRKTREVQEHCQYELVAPLAIMFSSTLLQTPFCPPDAELLEEAMQAFRRFLTWPEPYCSVCRDLLSTLQQELRAPGISFNRLVREEQGLNTPGFHSKTVTVLLMTPGEVPPEFLSVGRQLSGMQHSPRDSFITLIKHAYQSALGAKYPLASLHKALQAKSVQELGDIFSLVTDVMETAAIMADPQEGCDHIILSLESLWEKLEVPASSGRPSNGALQTIQLPTPKCFMFPWEKDNFDVLNVLVENEHDLEDLHTMDGQTEEEEEEEEEECVSGDDEEGDEPPEDIDFEVEAPVYPHKRSAGDRASTISTGSSLSTSSTYSTVSAASGSYAPSLSSVTSSTDSGVEDADDSPPSSSPSSPPVSEKSSPKPGKSPLSHYLLRILVRPKRPRRLDRASSLGNPESKNLLGTRTQRSSSLPQQVDRRGSEARPQPQAPALRHVCFRRRPILSSDEEAKSTTLRVVVFGADHAAGKVARAYRRLQRREGACPHLSRLFRLQFYFVPVRRDSGAPPESLRAPCPWVQAGCPPHGAVSSADPQASWSEDSTNDIAHLLGLLDPWYERNTLSLLHLPANLVCQKTSKKESQLHDGSYECRLPILADLVLYYCRQATRPTLIQLYQAELTLAGGERRTEVFIHSLELGHTAGTRAVKAMGSAKKRFGIDGDREAVPLKLEVLYNKVVVSGRSHWKGETKVCTSLNLTKACKNHEDLDPKMESLLLSMTEVLKRQNCKAKKSYNQSLSTWEVKVDKVQVSGSENTTFAVCLDQDERKVLQSVVRCEVSVCSKPDSCTDWRQARVLSPQIRPLNPTFCSLLCLPVHTFVGAMP; this is translated from the exons CTGGCCGGGCTGAGGAGGAGCCCTGCGTCCCCGCAGCAGACACACGCCCACG cggcgACGTGCTCGATGAACCGCTGGAgcttggaggagctggtgaagaGAGACCCCGAaaacttcctcatcctcctgcagCAGATCATCAGGAAGACCAGAGAG GTCCAGGAGCACTGTCAGTATGAGCTGGTGGCTCCCCTAGCGATCatgttctcctccaccctgcttcAG ACGCCCTTCTGTCCCCCAGACgctgagctgctggaggaggccaTGCAGGCGTTCCGCCGGTTCCTCACCTGGCCGGAGCCCTACTGCAGCGTGTGTCGGGACCTGCTGTCCACCCTGCAGCAAGAGCTCAGGGCACCAG GGATATCGTTCAACAGACTGGTGAGAGAGGAACAAGGACTCAACACCCCTGGCTTCCACTCCAAGACTGT GACGGTGCTGCTCATGACCCCTGGTGAGGTGCCTCCAGAGTTCCTGTCTGTGGGCCGGCAGCTCAGTGGCATGCAGCACTCCCCCAGGGACAGCTTCATCACCCTCATCAAGCACGCCTACCAGTCGGCCCTGGGCGCCAAATACCCTCTAGCCAGCCTCCACAAAGCCCTGCAG GCCAAAAGCGTACAGGAGCTTGGTGACATTTTCTCCCTGGTAACTGATGTCATGGAGACCGCCGCCATCATGGCCGACCCACAGGAAGGCTGTGATCACATCATCCTGAGCCTGGAGAGCCTCTGGGAGAAGCTGGAGGTCCCAGCCTCCAGTGGGAGACCGTCTAATG GCGCACTACAGACGATCCAACTTCCGACGCCCAAGTGTTTCATGTTCCCCTGGGAGAAGGACAACTTTG ATGTGCTGAATGTGCTGGTCGAGAACGAGCACGACCTGGAAGACCTCCACACCATGGACGgccagacggaggaggaggaggaggaggaggaggaggagtgtgtgtctggggacGACGAGGAAGGGGATGAGCCCCCAGAGGACATCGACTTTGAAGTAGAAGCGCCCGTCTACCCCCACAAACGCAGCGCCGGTGACCGCgcctccaccatctccaccggctcctccctctccacctcctccacctactcCACGGTGTCGGCCGCCTCGGGGTCCTacgctccctcgctctcctccgtGACCTCCAGCACCGACAGCGGCGTGGAGGACGCCGACGACTCCCCGCCCTCCTCGTCGCCCTCCTCGCCGCCCGTCTCCGAAAAGTCCTCGCCCAAGCCGGGCAAGTCCCCCCTCAGCCACTACCTGCTCCGGATCCTGGTGCGGCCCAAGCGCCCCCGCCGCCTCGACAGGGCCAGCAGCCTGGGCAACCCGGAGTCCAAGAACCTGCTGGGGACGCGCACCCAGcggtcctcctccctcccccagcaggTGGATCGGCGCGGCTCAGAGGCTCGGCCACAGCCCCAGGCTCCGGCCCTCCGGCACGTCTGCTTCCGCCGGAGGCCCATCCTGAGCAGCGACGAGGAGGCCAAGAGCACCACACTGCGGGTGGTGGTGTTCGgggccgaccacgccgcgggcAAGGTGGCCCGGGCCTACCGCCGCCTGCAGCGGAGGGAGGGCGCCTGTCCGCACCTCAGCCGGCTCTTCAGGCTGCAGTTCTACTTTGTCCCCGTGAGGAGGGACTCGGGGGCCCCGCCGGAGTCCCTGAGGGCCCCGTGCCCCTGGGTCCAGGCGGGCTGCCCCCCCCATGGAGCGGTGTCGTCTGCT GACCCTCAAGCATCGTGGTCAGAGGACAGTACGAATGATATCGCCCACCTCTTGGGCTTGCTGGACCCCTGGTACGAGAGAAACACACTCAGCCTCCTGCACCTGCCCGCCAACTTGGTCTGCCAG AAAACCTCCAAGAAGGAGTCTCAGTTGCATGACGGTTCGTATGAGTGCCGGCTCCCCATCCTGGCTGACCTGGTTCTGTATTACTGTCGCCAGGCTACACGGCCCACTCTCATCCAGCTCTATCAGGCCGAG CTAACATTAGCAGGCGGTGAAAGGAGGACAGAGGTCTTCATCCACTCACTGGAGCTGGGACACACTGCGGGAACCCGAGCTGTCAAGGCCATGG GTTCTGCAAAAAAAAGGTTTGGCATCGATGGAGACCGAGAAGCAGTTCCTCTCAAGCTGGAGGTGCTTTACAACAAG GTGGTAGTTAGTGGGCGGAGTCATTGGAAAGGAGAGACCAAAGTGTGCACGTCATTGAACCTGACCAAAGCCTGCAAAAACCATGAGGATCTAG ACCCTAAGATGGAGTCCCTGCTACTGAGTATGACTGAAGTTCTGAAGAGACAAAACTGTAAAGCAAAGAAGAGCTACAACCAG TCTCTGAGCACAtgggaggtgaaggtggacaaGGTCCAGGTGAGCGGAAGTGAGAACACAACCTTTGCTGTGTGTCTGGACCAAGACGAACGCAAGGTCCTACAGAGTGTTGTcag GTGCGAAGTGTCCGTGTGCTCCAAACCGGACAGCTGCACGGACTGGAGGCAGGCCCGTGTGCTGTCCCCCCAGATCCGACCCCTCAACCCCACCTTCTGCTCCCTGCTCTGCCTGCCCGTACACACCTTCGTCGGGGCTATGCCCTGA